Proteins encoded in a region of the Rutidosis leptorrhynchoides isolate AG116_Rl617_1_P2 chromosome 9, CSIRO_AGI_Rlap_v1, whole genome shotgun sequence genome:
- the LOC139866711 gene encoding uncharacterized protein produces the protein MSSLYKQNSWSPDLHRDEEWTRRKGKHTKRSRRKSKSVTDEDIDELKACIELGFGFNNCSPKCDDRLSTTLPALGLYYAVNKQYHDTISKSSSISSSSSSSNLYSSIVSEPDLCSPSSPLVIISHGDNPQTVKTRLRQWAQVVACSVRLSSPSSSSSS, from the exons ATGTCATCGTTATACAAACAAAACTCATGGTCACCCGACTTGCATCGTGACGAAGAATGGACAAGACGAAAAGGGAAACATACAAAACGAAGTCGTCGAAAGAGTAAAAGTGTAACCGATGAAGATATCGATGAACTCAAAGCGTGTATCGAATTAGGATTCGGTTTCAATAATTGTTCACCTAAATGTGATGACCGTCTTTCGACTACTTTACCGGCTTTAGGTTTATATTATGCGGTTAATAAACAATATCACGATACGATTTCTAAGTCGTCTTCAATTTCGTCTTCGTCTTCATCGTCCAACTTGTACTCGTCCATTGTTTCGGAGCCCGATCTATGTTCTCCATCGAGCCCCCTGGTCATTATTAGTCAtg GGGATAATCCACAAACGGTGAAGACTAGATTGAGACAATGGGCGCAAGTTGTAGCATGTTCGGTTCGtctatcatcaccatcatcatcatcatcatcataa